Proteins encoded in a region of the Suncus etruscus isolate mSunEtr1 chromosome 1, mSunEtr1.pri.cur, whole genome shotgun sequence genome:
- the LOC126021280 gene encoding E3 ubiquitin-protein ligase RNF138-like, whose translation MAEEASAAAAYSEDDFYCPVCQEVLKTPVRTAACQHVFCRKCFLTAMRESGIHCPLCRGNVTRRERACPERALDLENVMRNFSGSCRCCAKQIKFYRMRHRYKSCKKYQDEYGASIIPNFRISQDSVGNSNRSETSTSDNTETYQENTSSGHPTFKCPLCQESNLTRQRLLDHCNNHHLFQIVPVACPICVSLPWGDPSQITRNFVSHLNQRHRFDYGEFVNLELDEETQYQTAVEESFQVNI comes from the coding sequence ATGGCCGAGGAAGCGTCGGCGGCCGCCGCCTACAGCGAGGACGACTTCTACTGCCCGGTGTGCCAGGAGGTGCTCAAGACGCCCGTGCGCACCGCGGCCTGCCAGCACGTTTTTTGTAGAAAATGTTTCCTGACTGCAATGAGAGAGAGTGGAATACATTGTCCCCTCTGTCGTGGAAATGTGACTAGAAGAGAGAGAGCATGTCCTGAACGGGCCTTAGACCTTGAAAATGTCATGAGGAACTTTTCTGGTAGCTGCAGATGCTGTGCAAAGCAGATCAAATTCTATCGCATGAGACATCGTTACAAATCTTGTAAAAAGTATCAAGATGAATATGGTGCTTCTATTATTCCAAACTTTCGGATCTCTCAAGATTCAGTAGGGAACAGTAATAGGAGTGAAACTTCTACATCTGATAACACAGAAACTTACCAAGAAAATACAAGTTCTGGACATCCAACCTTTAAGTGTCCcttatgtcaggaatcaaatttaACCAGACAGCGTTTATTGGATCACTGCAACAATCATCACCTATTTCAGATAGTTCCTGTGGCATGTCCTATTTGTGTGTCTCTTCCTTGGGGAGATCCTAGCCAGATTACTAGAAACTTTGTTAGTCATCTAAATCAGAGACATCGATTTGATTATGGAGAATTTGTGAATCTTGAGCTAGATGAGGAAACCCAATATCAAACTGCTGTGGAAGAATCATTTCAAGTAAACATCTGA